One part of the Anaerolineales bacterium genome encodes these proteins:
- a CDS encoding winged helix-turn-helix transcriptional regulator, translating into MEQHADPARDLLLLEHIETDPDVTQASLAGQLGVAVGTVNWHLKRLISKGYVKVTRAQRRKLRYIITPQGLSLRARLTVDYVEQSMALYRRTRSRVQTLLAEARAAGVSSVCIEVAPGSPDDILDICKLTCMEQGMPVEPVRPDAATLRITGHKVHLIMENNIVEKPA; encoded by the coding sequence ATGGAACAACACGCCGATCCCGCGCGGGATCTTCTCCTGCTGGAGCATATCGAAACCGACCCGGATGTCACCCAGGCCTCTCTGGCTGGCCAGCTGGGCGTGGCCGTGGGTACGGTCAACTGGCACCTGAAGCGCCTGATCTCCAAGGGTTATGTCAAGGTCACCCGCGCCCAGCGCCGCAAGCTACGCTACATCATCACCCCCCAAGGGCTGAGCCTGCGTGCCCGCCTCACTGTAGACTATGTTGAACAATCGATGGCGCTCTACCGCCGCACGCGCAGCCGTGTGCAGACCCTGCTGGCCGAGGCGCGTGCCGCCGGCGTGAGCAGCGTATGCATCGAGGTGGCCCCCGGCAGCCCGGATGACATTCTTGATATTTGCAAGCTGACTTGTATGGAGCAGGGGATGCCCGTAGAGCCTGTGCGCCCTGACGCGGCTACTCTGCGCATTACCGGGCATAAAGTGCATTTGATCATGGAGAACAACATTGTGGAGAAGCCCGCGTGA
- a CDS encoding NAD(P)-dependent oxidoreductase, whose protein sequence is MSAKHIVVTGGAGYIGSLLVGELLQRGHQVSVMDKLLFGGDSLVAYLAHPGFKFIKADVGESHNFRQLLRTGAQPDAIVHLAGIVGFPACQAVGKSVAWHYNVETTQRVFEQAAEMGAKRFIFSSTYSNYGQSQDGGLVTEESPLHPQSLYAETKIAAEEYLQAQKDSTCTPVIFRFATLFGISPRTRFDLIVNQFVLEAFTKRELLIYQRGYSRSFVHVRDIVAGILLGLEAPDDNVRGEIFNLGDESGNYRKDEIVGLIIKRLPEIIVNYKDLTFGGDMRDISVSFEKVRRVLGYQTRYSVDDGIRELLHALQDGLIKDPHNPRFRNAQFIVQ, encoded by the coding sequence GTGAGCGCCAAGCATATTGTCGTGACTGGCGGCGCGGGCTACATTGGCTCTCTGCTGGTGGGCGAGCTGCTGCAGCGTGGCCACCAAGTGAGCGTGATGGATAAATTACTGTTCGGCGGCGATTCGCTAGTGGCCTATCTGGCGCATCCCGGGTTCAAGTTCATCAAAGCCGATGTAGGTGAGTCTCATAACTTCCGCCAATTGTTGCGCACCGGCGCCCAGCCCGACGCCATCGTACATCTGGCCGGCATTGTGGGCTTCCCCGCTTGCCAGGCAGTAGGCAAGTCGGTAGCGTGGCATTACAACGTGGAAACCACCCAACGCGTCTTTGAGCAGGCAGCTGAAATGGGCGCCAAGCGCTTTATCTTCTCTTCGACCTATAGCAACTATGGCCAATCCCAGGATGGGGGCTTGGTGACTGAAGAGTCGCCACTGCATCCACAGTCGCTTTATGCCGAAACCAAGATCGCCGCCGAGGAGTATCTGCAGGCGCAAAAAGACTCGACCTGCACGCCGGTCATCTTCCGCTTTGCTACGCTGTTTGGCATATCGCCGCGTACGCGCTTTGACTTGATCGTCAATCAATTTGTACTCGAGGCGTTCACCAAGCGCGAGCTGCTTATTTACCAGCGCGGCTACTCGCGTTCCTTTGTGCATGTGCGCGACATCGTCGCCGGCATCCTACTGGGACTGGAAGCGCCTGACGACAACGTGCGCGGCGAGATCTTTAACCTCGGTGATGAATCGGGCAACTACCGCAAAGACGAGATCGTAGGCCTGATCATCAAGCGCCTGCCCGAGATTATTGTGAATTACAAAGACCTCACTTTTGGCGGAGACATGCGCGATATCAGCGTCTCTTTTGAAAAGGTGCGCCGCGTGCTGGGATACCAGACGCGCTACAGCGTTGACGACGGCATCCGCGAGCTCTTGCATGCGCTGCAAGACGGCTTGATCAAGGACCCGCACAATCCGCGTTTCCGTAACGCGCAGTTTATCGTGCAGTAA
- a CDS encoding GDP-L-fucose synthase → MAEANFWQGKRITVTGGGGFLGSFVVEKLRQRGATDIFVPRSKDYDLVQPEDISRMLQDAKPDIVIHIAALAGGIGLNREKPADLFYKNIMMGIPLMHQAWESGVDKFVALGTVCAYPKFAHTPFREDELWDGYPEETNAPYGLAKKMLLVQAQAYRQQHDFNAIYLLPVNLYGPKDNFNPASSHVIPALIRKFVEANENGDPQVELWGDGSPTREFLYVEDAAEGIVLAAERYDGDEPVNLGSGYEISIKDLAELISRLVGYSGELVWNEAYPNGQPRRLLDVSRAEELFGFRARVNFEEGLRKTIDWYMQHRAELA, encoded by the coding sequence ATGGCTGAAGCAAATTTTTGGCAAGGCAAACGTATAACCGTGACTGGCGGCGGCGGCTTCCTAGGCTCCTTTGTCGTTGAAAAACTGCGCCAGCGCGGCGCCACCGATATTTTTGTGCCGCGCAGCAAAGACTATGACCTGGTGCAGCCCGAAGACATCAGCCGCATGCTGCAAGACGCCAAGCCAGATATCGTCATCCATATTGCCGCGCTGGCCGGTGGTATTGGCCTCAACCGCGAGAAGCCGGCCGATCTCTTCTATAAGAACATCATGATGGGCATTCCGCTCATGCATCAGGCGTGGGAGAGTGGCGTCGATAAATTTGTGGCGCTTGGCACGGTGTGCGCCTACCCTAAGTTTGCGCATACACCCTTCCGCGAAGATGAGCTGTGGGACGGCTACCCCGAAGAGACCAACGCCCCTTATGGCCTCGCCAAGAAGATGCTGCTGGTGCAGGCACAGGCTTACCGACAGCAGCATGACTTCAATGCTATTTATTTGCTGCCCGTGAACCTGTACGGGCCAAAAGACAACTTCAACCCGGCCTCCTCGCACGTGATCCCGGCCCTCATCCGCAAATTTGTGGAGGCCAATGAGAACGGCGATCCTCAGGTGGAGCTGTGGGGTGACGGTTCACCCACGCGTGAATTCCTGTATGTGGAAGATGCTGCCGAAGGCATTGTGCTGGCGGCTGAACGTTACGATGGCGATGAACCCGTGAACCTTGGGTCTGGCTATGAGATCAGCATCAAGGACCTGGCTGAGTTGATCAGTCGCCTGGTGGGCTACAGCGGGGAGCTGGTCTGGAATGAAGCCTATCCCAACGGGCAGCCGCGCCGCTTGCTGGATGTGAGCCGCGCTGAGGAGCTGTTTGGTTTCCGTGCGCGTGTTAATTTTGAAGAGGGGCTGCGCAAGACCATTGACTGGTACATGCAGCACCGGGCTGAGCTGGCATAA